A single genomic interval of Juglans regia cultivar Chandler chromosome 1, Walnut 2.0, whole genome shotgun sequence harbors:
- the LOC109006619 gene encoding salicylate carboxymethyltransferase-like has protein sequence MEIVKVLHMNGGMGDTSYANNSLVQRKVITMTKPITEDAITQLYCSTLPKSLVIADLGCSSGPNTLFVVSELIKVVNQLRQKLRHQSPEYQVFLNDLPGNDFNTIFKSLPSFQKKMSSQSGAGAGPCFFAGVPGSFYGRLFPTKTLHFVHSSYSLQWLSKVPEKLEGNKGNIYMARTSPPSVLRAYHAQFQQDFSMFLKCRAEELVLSGRMVLTLLGRRSEDPSSKECCYIWELLAIVLNEMVSKGLIEEEKMDSFNIPQYTPSPSEVKSEVLKEGSFSIDCLEVSEVNWSIYNNNDGYNVAQCMRAVAEPLLVSHFGEAIIEEVFSRYREILSDRISKENTRFVNVIVSLIKKE, from the exons atggaaattGTAAAAGTGCTGCACATGAATGGAGGAATGGGAGACACAAGTTACGCAAATAACTCCCTAGTTCAG CGAAAGGTCATAACCATGACCAAACCCATTACAGAGGATGCCATTACCCAACTCTACTGCAGCACGTTGCCAAAGAGCCTAGTGATCGCAGACTTGGGTTGTTCTTCCGGACCAAATACTTTGTTCGTGGTCTCTGAACTTATCAAGGTAGTGAACCAACTTCGCCAAAAACTAAGGCATCAATCACCCGAATATCAAGTGTTCTTGAACGACCTACCGGGAAATGACTTCAATACAATTTTCAAGTCGTTGCCAAGCTTCCAGAAAAAAATGAGCAGTCAATCGGGAGCTGGTGCTGGTCCATGCTTCTTTGCAGGTGTTCCTGGTTCTTTCTACGGCAGGCTTTTTCCGACCAAAACTCTGCATTTTGTCCACTCTTCTTATAGCCTCCAATGGTTATCTAAG GTTCCCGAGAAGCTGGAGGGCAACAAAGGGAACATTTATATGGCACGGACAAGCCCGCCAAGCGTACTAAGGGCTTACCATGCACAGTTTCAACAAGATTTCTCAATGTTTTTGAAGTGTCGTGCAGAGGAGTTGGTGCTAAGCGGGCGAATGGTTTTGACACTTTTGGGAAGAAGAAGCGAAGATCCGTCAAGCAAAGAGTGTTGTTACATATGGGAACTTTTGGCTATTGTACTCAATGAAATGGTCTCCAAG GGACtcatagaagaagaaaaaatggattcTTTCAACATTCCTCAGTATACACCATCTCCATCAGAAGTGAAATCCGAAGTTCTGAAAGAAGGATCCTTCTCCATTGATTGCCTAGAGGTATCTGAAGTGAATTGGAGCATTTATAACAACAATGATGGTTATAATGTTGCACAATGCATGAGAGCCGTGGCTGAACCCTTACTTGTTAGTCACTTTGGAGAAGCAATCATTGAGGAGGTTTTTAGTAGGTATAGGGAAATTCTTTCTGATCGGATTTCAAAAGAGAACACTCGCTTTGTCAATGTGATTGTTTCCTTGATAAAAAAggaatga